A window of Strix aluco isolate bStrAlu1 chromosome 2, bStrAlu1.hap1, whole genome shotgun sequence contains these coding sequences:
- the KATNAL1 gene encoding katanin p60 ATPase-containing subunit A-like 1, with protein MNLAEICDNAKKGREYALLGNYDSSMVYYQGVIQQIQRHCQSIRDPAIKGKWQQVRQELVEEYEQVKSIVNTLESFKMDRPADIPVSCQDEPFRDPAVWPPPVPAEHRAPPQIKRPNREVKPLRKESPGLQPRGPAGRAHAVSKAEKAAGSRERESRARGRDDKGKKISQEVGDGEIPKFDAAGYDKDLVEALERDIVSRNPSIHWDDIADLEEAKKLLREAVVLPMWMPDFFKGIRRPWKGVLMVGPPGTGKTMLAKAVATECGTTFFNVSSSTLTSKYRGESEKLVRLLFEMARFYAPTTIFIDEIDSICSRRGTSDEHEASRRVKSELLVQMDGVGGALENDDPSKMVMVLAATNFPWDIDEALRRRLEKRIYIPLPTAKGRAELLKINLREVELDPDISLEEIAEKIEGYSGADITNVCRDASLMAMRRRINGLTPEEIRALSKEELQMPVTKGDFELALKKISKSVSAADLEKYEKWMTEFGSA; from the exons ATGAATTTAGCAGAGATTTGCGATAATGCCAAAAAAGGGAGAGAATATGCACTGCTTGGGAATTATGACTCTTCTATGGTATATTACCAGGGTGTCATCCAGCAAATCCAGAGACATTGCCAGTCAATCAGAGATCCAGCAATTAAGGGCAAATGGCAACAG GTCCGACAAGAACTAGTTGAAGAATATGAACAAGTTAAGAGCATTGTCAACACTTTAGAGAGTTTTAAAATGGATAGACCTGCAGATATTCCTGTATCCTGTCAAGATGAGCCTTTTAGAGATCCTGCTGTTTGGCCCCCTCCTGTTCCAGCTGAACACAG GGCTCCACCTCAGATAAAACGTCCCAACCGAGAAGTAAAACCTTTGAGGAAAGAATCACCAGGACTGCAGCCCCGTGGGCCTGCGGGCAGAGCACACGCAGTATCCAAGGCTGAGAAGGCTGCAGGCAGCCGCGAAAGGGAATCTAGAGCTAGAGGAAGAGATGACAAG GGAAAGAAAATATCCCAGGAAGTTGGTGATGGGGAAATTCCAAAATTTGATGCAGCGGGTTATGACAAAGACTTGGTCGAAGCTCTTGAAAGGGACATTGTATCAAGGAATCCAAGCATTCATTG GGATGACATAGCGGATTTGGAAGAAGCCAAGAAATTATTAAGAGAAGCTGTTGTTCTTCCAATGTGGATGCCTGATTTTTTCAAAGGGATCAGAAGACCTTGGAAG GGTGTGCTGATGGTTGGTCCTCCTGGCACGGGCAAAACAATGCTAGCAAAAGCTGTTGCTACAGAATGTGGAACAACATTCTTCAATGTGTCTTCCTCTACACTGACATCTAAATACAGGGGCGAGTCTGAGAAGCTGGTCCGCCTCTTGTTTGAAATG GCGAGGTTTTATGCTCCAACAACAATCTTCATTGATGAGATAGATTCCATCTGCAGCCGCAGAGGCACGTCCGACGAACACGAGGCGAGTCGCAGAGTCAAGTCAGAGCTGCTTGTGCAAATGGATG GGGTAGGTGGTGCTCTGGAGAATGATGACCCTTCCAAGATGGTTATGGTATTAGCTGCTACAAATTTTCCCTGGGATATTGATGAAGCTCTCCGACGGAGACTGGAGAAGAGGATTTATATACCTTTGCCCACGG CAAAAGGCAGAGCAGAACTACTTAAGATTAATCTTCGGGAAGTAGAACTAGATCCTGATATCAGCCTTGAAGAAATTGCTGAGAAGATTGAAGGCTATTCTGGTGCTGACATCACTAATGTTTGCAG GGATGCCTCTTTAATGGCAATGAGACGACGTATTAATGGCTTAACTCCAGAAGAGATTCGTGCGCTTTCTAAAGAGGAGCTTCAGATGCCGGTTACCAAGGGGGACTTTGAGCTGGCTCTGAAGAAAATCTCCAAATCTGTTTCTGCTGCAGACCTGGAGAAGTATGAAAAATGGATGACGGAGTTTGGATCTGCTTAA